CGTCTATTTTCGCCTTTGCATACGGGCAGTGGTTGCACGTGAATACGACGAGCACCGCGTCGTATTCACGAAAATCCGCGAGCGAATACTGCTCACCGTCGGTCCCAGGAAGGTCGAAATCCGGTGCAACGTCGCCCTGTTCAAGCTCTTGTGTGGATTTTTCGAGTGCCATATCGGGACGATGGATCCAAGCGACATGTATATTCGTATAAAGTAGGTTATAGAATCAGAACGAATTCGATGGTTCGGACGTCTCTAGTACAGACACACGAAAGCGCTGCAGCCTGAACCCCTGAACAGCCACAGCAGGATTTCAGCAGCGACGACTAGTCAGCGACGGCAAACTCTTCGTCCGCAGAGACTGATTCGTCGCGGATTTCAATGTTCTTGAGGCGGAGGCGCTCGCGCATCATTCCGGGAGTGATGCCCACGTATCGAGCTGCCTGTTCAAGCGTCAAGGTTTTCGCCTGGTACAACGATATTGCCGTTGCGACCACGTCCTGGCGCATACTCTTTCATGCATCCTATTGCCCTATAAGCATATCGTGAGATAATATGTCATTATATTCGTGTCGTGCGAGTGTGTTTCATTGTGTAGCAAGGTTTTTTGCTGGCGTCATCGGGTATCTGACATGGACGCACGAGCCGAACTGATCGATCTCCTGCGTGAGAACGCTCGATACTCGGTAGAAGATCTCGCTCGTCTCAGCGGGCTCGAAGAAAGTGCTGTCGAAGAAACCATCGCTGCGCTCGAACGTGACGGTGTTCTGTGCGGATACCAAGCCGTCGTTGACTGGCGTCGAGTCGAGTCAGAGAGCGTCCGGGCGTTCGTCGAGCTCAACGTGGCGCTCGATCGAGAGACGAGCTACGAGGATATTGCGCGACGACTCGCAAAGTTCGACGAGATCCAATCACTCAGGCTCGTAAGTGGAGATTACGACTTCGCACTCGATGTTGAAGCCGACTCGATGGGGGCGGTCTCGCGGTTCGTTAGCGAGCGGGTGGCCCCCGTCCCCGAGGTCACCCAAACGGTCACCCACTACATCATGGAGAGCTACAAGGAACGCGGGATCGAGTTCGACGACGGGTACGACGACGATCGCCTGTCAGTCACGCCATGACGGGCCCCTCGATCGCAGAGCGCGTGCGAGAAGTTCCACCGTCGGGCATTCGTCGGTTCTTCGAACTCGCAGAGGAGATGGATGATGTCATCTCACTCGGCGTCGGTGAACCAGATTTCACCGCTCCGTGGCGAGCCCGTGAGAAGGCGATCGAATCGCTCGAATTAGGTCAAACCTCATACACCGCTAACCGGGGGATGAAAGCGCTCCGTGAAGCCATCGCCTCACACGTCGAAAAGTGGGATCTCACGTATGATCCTGACGACGAGATTCTCGTCACAGCGGGCGCGAGCGAGGCACTCGATCTAACATTCCGTGCGCTCGTCGACCCGGGAGATGTTGTTGCCGTCGTACAGCCCTCCTACGTGTCGTACATTC
The nucleotide sequence above comes from Halocatena marina. Encoded proteins:
- a CDS encoding UPF0175 family protein codes for the protein MRQDVVATAISLYQAKTLTLEQAARYVGITPGMMRERLRLKNIEIRDESVSADEEFAVAD
- a CDS encoding Lrp/AsnC family transcriptional regulator yields the protein MDARAELIDLLRENARYSVEDLARLSGLEESAVEETIAALERDGVLCGYQAVVDWRRVESESVRAFVELNVALDRETSYEDIARRLAKFDEIQSLRLVSGDYDFALDVEADSMGAVSRFVSERVAPVPEVTQTVTHYIMESYKERGIEFDDGYDDDRLSVTP